The following proteins come from a genomic window of Meleagris gallopavo isolate NT-WF06-2002-E0010 breed Aviagen turkey brand Nicholas breeding stock chromosome Z, Turkey_5.1, whole genome shotgun sequence:
- the LOC104914844 gene encoding nipped-B-like protein has product MVICNVAKILELVVPLMEHPSETFLATIEEDLMKLIIKYGMAVVQHCVSCLGAVVNKVTQNYKFVWACFNRYYGALLKLKSQHQEDPNSTVLTANKPALLRSLFTVGALCRHFDFDQEDFKGNSKVNIKDKVLELLMYFTKHSDEEVQTKAIIGLGKKY; this is encoded by the exons ATGGTGATCTGCAATGTTGCAAAAATCTTAGAGCTTGTAGTGCCACTAATGGAGCACCCAAGTGAGACTTTCCTTGCCACTATTGAGGAAGACCTCATGAAACTCATCATCAAATACGGCATGGCG GTTGTTCAGCATTGTGTGAGCTGTCTTGGGGCTGTTGTGAACAAGGTTACTCAGAACTATAAATTTGTGTGGGCCTGTTTTAATAGATACTATG GCgcacttttaaaattaaaaagtcaaCACCAAGAAGACCCCAACAGTACAGTACTTACTGCCAATAAACCAGCACTGCTTAGATCACTTTTCACTGTTGGAGCACTATGTCGGCATTTTGATTTTGATCAGGAAGATTTTAAAGGCAACAGTAAG GTTAACATTAAGGATAAAGTGCTTGAACTGCTGATGTATTTTACAAAGCATTCAGATGAAGAAGTACAGACAAAAGCCATTATTGGACTGGGTAAGAAATATTAA